In the Anaerobranca californiensis DSM 14826 genome, CCATCGGATAATGGCCATTGACCGGGGAGAGAAGGAAAAGTTCCTCAAAGTTAGTTTAGCATTTGAAAAAGAGAAATTAGTGGAAGAACTGTGGAAGAGAAATTTTCAACAAGTACCGAAAGTCAATAGAGATGTGATTAGGGAAGCATTAGAAGACGGGGTTAACCGACTATTGATTCCAGCTGTAGAGCGGGATATCCGTAGAAATCTCACAGAGACCGCCCATGAAAAAGCTTGTAAAGTCTTTACAGCCAACTTAAAATCCCTATTACTTCAACCACCTACCAAAGGTGTTACTGTATTAGGTTATGACCCTGCTTATAGAACTGGTTGTAAATTGGCCGTTGTCGACCCTACAGGTAAAGTTTTAGATATAGCAGTAATCTATCCTACACCGCCCCACAACAAAGTAGAGGAAGGTAAAAAGAAAATACTAGAGCTTGTTGATAAATACAACATAACTGTTATTGCCATAGGCAATGGAACAGCTAGCAGGGAAAGTGCTGAATTTGTGGCGGAGTTTATCCATGAGCGGCCTGGCCTTAAGTACACAATAGTAGATGAAGCAGGAGCCAGTGTCTACTCTGCTTCTCCATTAGCTAAAGAAGAATTTCCTGACTTAGATGTAGCCCAAAGGAGTGCCATTTCCATTGCCCGAAGGTTACAAGACCCCTTGGCAGAACTGGTGAAAATACCTCCCCAATCCATAGGGGTAGGCCAGTACCAACACGATGTCGAACAAAAGAGATTATCAACCCTCTTAGGAGGAGTAGTAGAAGATTGTGTAAACAATGTGGGAGCTGACTTAAACACCGCCAGCCCCTCTTTATTAAGTTATATTGCAGGAATTAAACCGGCTATAGCCAAAGGAATAGTTAAATATAGGGAGGAAAAGGGAGCATTTAAATCAAGGGAAGAACTTCTAAAAGTACCGAGATTAGGTCCCGCCGCTTATCAGCAGTGTGCCGGGTTTTTGAGGATTAAAGGAGGGGTTGAACCTTTAGATTCTACCTCTGTTCACCCCGAAAGTTATAAAGCAGCAGAGAAACTATTAAAGATATTAGGTTACAGTAAAGACGAGTTAGCCAAAAGGGGAGGATTACCTGGAATCAGGGGTAAAGTATCAGAAGAAGAACAAAGGGTTTTAGCAGAAAA is a window encoding:
- a CDS encoding helix-hairpin-helix domain-containing protein — protein: MVDILKIVALQTNIEEKKVKNTVELLQGGNTVPFIARYRKELTGGLTEEEIRLIDETYQYQQNLMARKEEVHRLIEEQGKMTDEIALAIKNSVKLQQLEDIYRPFRPKRNTRASIAKDLGLEPLAQEILTKDVPWQELAKAFVNEKVEDIQKALQGAKDIIAEGMADKGENREFARNFVFERAIMEVVAVDSSLQSPYEMYYEYSEPVKKLPPHRIMAIDRGEKEKFLKVSLAFEKEKLVEELWKRNFQQVPKVNRDVIREALEDGVNRLLIPAVERDIRRNLTETAHEKACKVFTANLKSLLLQPPTKGVTVLGYDPAYRTGCKLAVVDPTGKVLDIAVIYPTPPHNKVEEGKKKILELVDKYNITVIAIGNGTASRESAEFVAEFIHERPGLKYTIVDEAGASVYSASPLAKEEFPDLDVAQRSAISIARRLQDPLAELVKIPPQSIGVGQYQHDVEQKRLSTLLGGVVEDCVNNVGADLNTASPSLLSYIAGIKPAIAKGIVKYREEKGAFKSREELLKVPRLGPAAYQQCAGFLRIKGGVEPLDSTSVHPESYKAAEKLLKILGYSKDELAKRGGLPGIRGKVSEEEQRVLAEKLGIGVPTLIDILNSLEKPGLDPREDLPKPLFLSGILKLEDLKEGMIVQGTVRNVLDFGAFVDIGVKEGGLIHISELSEKYVKHPLEVVKVGDVVSAKVIGVDPVKRRISLSLKGVN